The Benincasa hispida cultivar B227 chromosome 9, ASM972705v1, whole genome shotgun sequence genome has a segment encoding these proteins:
- the LOC120086960 gene encoding uncharacterized protein LOC120086960, with protein MVQKLQPTKGGGGSIKVGATGTISSLMMRELESMRSGPKKPVNSKNKSSSAASVPKRLQQSKSFEEVSNRSYNSVNSRSFGNSHNATKIGSRDVHRMPMLSSNDVYTDGNSYREKPERKGLRAVAIVDVKCNNPDRAWASRPLSSRLRKLGFSKLSETFA; from the coding sequence ATGGTTCAGAAACTGCAACCTACCAAAGGTGGTGGAGGATCCATTAAGGTTGGAGCCACCGGAACTATTAGCTCTCTAATGATGAGGGAATTAGAGTCAATGAGATCCGGCCCGAAGAAGCCtgtaaattccaaaaacaaatctTCATCTGCTGCTTCCGTTCCTAAAAGACTACAACAAAGTAAATCATTTGAAGAGGTAAGCAATAGAAGCTATAATAGTGTTAATAGCAGAAGCTTTGGGAACTCTCATAATGCTACTAAAATCGGTTCGAGGGATGTCCATCGTATGCCAATGCTTAGCTCTAATGATGTTTATACTGATGGAAATAGCTATAGAGAGAAACCAGAAAGGAAAGGACTTAGAGCAGTCGCTATTGTGGATGTAAAGTGCAATAACCCTGATAGAGCTTGGGCTAGCCGCCCTCTATCAAGTCGACTTAGGAAACTTGGTTTTTCAAAGCTATCAGAAACCTTTGCTTGA